The proteins below are encoded in one region of Equus przewalskii isolate Varuska chromosome 1, EquPr2, whole genome shotgun sequence:
- the RAB2B gene encoding ras-related protein Rab-2B, translating into MTYAYLFKYIIIGDTGVGKSCLLLQFTDKRFQPVHDLTIGVEFGARMVNIDGKQIKLQIWDTAGQESFRSITRSYYRGAAGALLVYDITRRETFNHLTSWLEDARQHSSSNMVIMLIGNKSDLESRRDVKREEGEAFAREHGLIFMETSAKTACNVEEAFINTAKEIYRKIQQGLFDVHNEANGIKIGPQQCISTSVGSSTSQRNSREVGSNSGCC; encoded by the exons ATGACTTATGCTTATCTCTTCAAGTACATCATCATCGGGGACACAG GTGTGGGGAAGTCATGTCTCCTTCTGCAGTTTACAGACAAGCGGTTCCAGCCTGTCCACGACCTCACAATAG GTGTGGAGTTTGGGGCCCGTATGGTCAACATTGATGGAAAACAAATCAAACTGCAAATCTGGGATACG GCTGGGCAAGAATCCTTCCGTTCAATCACCCGTTCCTACTACAGAGGAGCAGCTGGAGCCCTGCTGGTGTACGACATTACAAG GCGTGAAACCTTCAACCACCTGACCTCATGGTTAGAGGATGCCCGGCAGCACTCTAGCTCCAACATGGTTATCATGCTGATTGGAAATAagag TGACTTAGAGTCCCGTAGGGAtgtgaagagagaagaaggagaggcCTTTGCTCGGGAGCATGGTCTTATATTCATGGAAACTTCAGCTAAAACAGCCTGTAATGTTGAAGAG gCCTTCATTAACACAGCCAAAGAAATATATAGGAAGATCCAGCAGGGTTTATTTGATGTCCACAACGAG gcAAACGGCATCAAGATTGGTCCCCAACAGTGTATTTCAACATCAGTGGGATCCAGCACCTCCCAGCGGAACTCTCGTGAAGTAGGGTCCAACTCTGGCTGCTGCTGA